In the Vulpes vulpes isolate BD-2025 chromosome 12, VulVul3, whole genome shotgun sequence genome, ctatttctttttttttttttgtctttctctatttcacttagcaaaaatACACTCTAGCTTCCtcccatgttattgcaaatggtaagatttcattctttttgatggttgagtaatattccattatatatatttaatatggaatatataatattccattatatatatttgctgctataaacattggggctCATGTATcgctttgaattagtatttttgtatctttcaggtaaatacctaatagtgcaattgctggattgtagggtagttctatttttaatttcttttaaagattttatttatttattcatgagacacacacacacacacacacacacacacacacacacacagaggcagagacacaggctgagagaggcagactccatgcagggatcccgatgtgggactcgatcccgggtctccaggatcttgccctgggctgaaggcggcgctaaaccactgagccacccaggctgacctatttttaattttctgaggcatCTCCATACTGTtccccacagtggctgcaccagtgtggTTTACAATCTACTTGGCATTGATTTTTCCATGTAGTTGAAGATGAAGTCAactttatagtatttatttttccatatggatatctAATTGTCTAACATCACTTAttgaagaaaatttccttttcctgaagTCAATCAATGCCATATTCTTTATAAATCAAATGTTCAGGTATTGGAATTGCTCATATATTTATCGTTTccattgctttcatttctttctgtatctttgaGCTTCCATGTGGGATCATGTGTTTCTGCCTGAATATCTTTGAGTATTTCCTTTAGCATGGGCCTGCCATTAACTAGTTAATTAATTAACTGATTAATTCATCaattctcttagtttttgtttatttgaaaatgttttcattccacctcattcttttttgtttagtattcatttattttagagagagagaatatgcacacacaggcagcagggaggggcagggggaggggaagagagagaatcctcaagtagactgcacgctgagcacggagcctgacacggggctcaatcccacgaccctgagatcatgacctgagctgaaatcaagagttggacgcttaactgactgagccacccaggcagcccgtACCTTCATTCTTAAGGGACATTTTCCTTGGATATAGGTGGctcttactttcttttcattAACTACTTAACCACTGTTGTTTCTATGAAGAAATCCACTTTAAGCTCAATTGTTACTCCCGTGAAGGTAatctgtgtttttggttttgttttttttttgttttgacctCTTCTGGATGCATTTAAGATCtgcattttatgtcttttttttttttttttagtatttttactaTAGTGTGCTTACATGTGGAGATGATGTGTGTGTAGATATACACACGCgtacacataaatataaaatacatattgcatatgtgtttttaaaatgcgGTTGGCTTAGGAGTGTAGAACCTTTTGAATCTATGGCTTAATATTTCTCAGCATTTTTGTAAAGTTCTCAGCTGTTACATCTCTAAATATTGTCTCTGCCTTGTTTTCACTCAGCTTTCCTGACATGCTGAGTGAAAGTGTGTTGTGTGACGAGTGTATGTGTGTTGGACTCTCACCCCATCCTCTCTGTTTCTTACTCTCCTATTTTCCATCGTTTTGTCTTTCCATACttcatttggaatattttctttttaccagTTCATAAATTCAATAATTACCTTTTCAGATTAATTTAagctattattaaataaattcagtgagttttaaaaatagacttttgtatttttcagttctggaatactctttttcaaaaaatagttctCCTCCTCTGCCAAAATTCTCCATAGTGGCTTTTCTCATCTTAAACACATGTGCATAGACATTTTAAAGTTCATGTCCAGTAATTCCTATTTCTATAGTCCCTGTCTGTTTCTATTGcctattttttcttagtttctctacttttcttcttgtgttcttgttctttcttattGTGTGCTGGccattaattttgaaaacttgtttgctgaaagaatttgaggactAGAATAGTATCACCTTGCTCCAGAAAGGACATATGCTCGCTTCTGCTGTGCAAGTGGGAAAGCCAACACTTGGAGTTACCTAATCCAGTTCCAGACATTGAGAGACCTTCATACTGAGTTGCAGTCTCCTTGAAAGCAATCTACTGCTGTTCATTTGCTCCCAGGGTGCAGCCTTTCAGTGACCCAAACCCAAAAAGAAATGGCTTCATCTGACCACCTCTGTACACTGGCTCATCCCTATGTTGGTGACTTCTGCACTCCCTTCCTGGGACGCCAAGCCCTACAGATGTGCTGCTCAGCGTTTCAGACAGCTTCTCTAGAGTCAACACATTCCCAGAGGAGGAGTGGCCCAGCTACTGGGCTTACCTTTCTGGACCTCTAGTCTGTCTTCTAGAATGTTCCTTAATAATTCTTTGTGACCTTGTTAGTTCACTAACAAGACCTAATGATGCCTTCAAGAGcagtttttctaagattttatctacttttaGTATTTGTTCTCAGCAGGAGGATTGTCCTAAATTAATGGTTCCCATCACCAGAAGCAAGAAGTTATCTTCAGCAGACGGGCCCTGACCACTAGCATTTATTCTTTAACATTTAATATCAGATATTGTCCAGTAGCAAGAGTTGTATTTGCGAATAcctttgatggagagagagagagagagggagggagagagagaaggaggcattCAATATGCAGGCACAAGAGTTCCAGCTAACTTTGGACCACAACCAGCCTCCAGTTGCAGCCCTTTGGCTCAGAGATTGGCTTGGGCaagaaattttgttcttttctgtaataaaaaaaaaggctcttaATGCTATAAATCCCATAGGGTCCTTTCAAAATGAATCATGTCTATGTAGATGATTTCTTttgagattataaaaatatatttaaaatatctaaaaaagtaaaataaaatatctcctaAAAGAGAAATACATACCAAAcccaaaaacatattttagatttagattttcCAGCTCAGGCAATTTGGAAAAtaactggaaaacatttttgtGCATGCCTAAAACAAGCTCCTCTGAGCTCCCCTTCATTACCTGACTCATTCATTAAAAATGCATCATTGGATTTGCACTGTTTTCCTATGCTAGGGCTCCAGCATTGGGAGTATGCACTCCTTAGCCTCAGAGAATTTATAATCTAGCTAAAACCAGACAGGTGAAAACCATCTAAAGTGATAAATATGCATAAGATCTTATAATGAAATGTACATAAATTATAGAGTCTAATACCAGGAATGAACATTTATGGGTTATTCTGCTTCACTGATTATTTATCATAAACATGCGTAGTTCAGAGTTGTTGACCACATTTGGCTTCCTCTGAGAAATTCAAAATACCTGGGTAATCTAAAAGGCATCATTTGTTAATAGCCACTAAGACTTAGGAactaaaaagtaatataaaaaaatacgCAAGGGAGAAggtgcaggagcacctgggtgtgaATTCTTAGTAGGTGGGTGACCTTGATGAGGTCATTTGACCTCTGTACCCttgtgtttcctcttctataaaataaggatgaGAGCACTTACCATGTAACATGCCCGTGCAGAGCAAAGGGGCTGAGATCAATCCTGCATTTAGCATGAGTTCTGGTAAAGTATcaatgtaaattctttttttttttttccttaaggcaCAGTCATGGTTAAACATTTACGTGGGGGAATTGaagtagaaatgagaaaatactttgtGAATTATTAGGAACAACATCCACATtaagagggaaaagggaagatcTGTTTTGTTCCCAGCAAAAGAcattaatttaaacaaatatctTTCCTGTCTCCAGTCAAATGTGTGGTGTAGAAAGCAGTTGTAACTTTGTCCTTCCAGACgtctttttgatttttcttatccTGACACCTGAGAGAATGGGCTAGTGACATTTCTTACTGGTGGCAATTttactgaaagaatatatattttctcaccGTGCAGGGACCAGAGCCTCGGCCTAGAAGGTTGGCTTCTGTCCTCATCACCTGTACTCTCGCTGATAATATAGCTGTTCTCCTACCCAACTCAATCCTCTCTCCTCTTGCTTCCAACTTGAACTTTTGACTTAGGCGACTTCATGAATATCATCTTGATTATTGAGTAAATTTATTAAGTAGCCTGGGATAAAACATGAACAGCACTGTATTTGCCAATTACTACCCACTGGAACATTGTGTGTTAAAATCTAAATTGACCTAGAACAGTGAAGAAAGTAAATACTTTAGAGAAAGTAAACACTTTCTCTAAAAAGCCCCATTCCTTGGGCAACTTGTCCCGTAGAACCTTTAGAGTTGATATTCTCAAAGATTTTGTCCTAGGGCCTTTTCTTTGCTCTCCCATTCTTCCTTGAAATCATATCCATGCCAAGGATTTCCTTCCCTATTGCTTTGTATGTTTTGCACAGAATTTGTCCTGAGTTCCAAACATCAATCCCACTTCCTCCTGGACAGCTCCCACCTAGATATATCCCACAGACCCCTCTCAACCTCAACATGCCTAAAGCAACTAACAATTTTCCTACCCAACGTACTGACTTCAGATTATTTATCCTTTATTGGCTCAATAACTCAAGCCAGAAACTCCAGGGTTGACCTCCTACTGCTCCAGCCTCACCACTACTGGCTTAGCTCAGCTCCTCAGCATTTCCCATCTGAAGTATTACAATAGTCACTTGTCTGgtctccagtttttaaaatgcatgccATAAAGTGCAACGAAAGTGACCAATCTGACTGTGTCACATCTCTGCTTAGGTTCTTGAATTAACCTCTCAGTCAATGGTGCCAATGTTTTCCAACTGAAGGAAAGATGTGCATAAGCATTACCCAGGCATTTTGTAAGTCTGGGGTCCTGGGCCACAAAAGTTCTGATTCAGATTCAGATTTGGGAATAGGGCTCAAGAATCAACATCCTTAACAAACATGTCAAAGCTCTGATGAGTAGCTGGATCCCATTATGAGAAGCAGTGCACCGCAGGACAGTTCAGTCCCCTGGGTCTGGCAAGCATGCTCATTATTTTCTGGAATGTACtcacctctccagcctcatctatGTCTATTTCCCCCTTCCTGTCCTAAAATCCAGCATTCAGGCCAAGGACCAGGAGCCTGGGAATGCCTAGATCTTGACCTGCCCCTCACTCAGTTTTCCTTTGAAGATCTCATTGAAGGATGTCTACCCCCAGACtataagaaaagtaagaaaaatgccATATTATTAATAGCTCAGACTATGCCTGACACTCTTGAGTTCATGGTTCTCTTATAAAAGCTGAAATGCTAAACGTGGCTGAGCAGAGGATAAAGGGAAGGAAGCACGGAACTTCTACAAAGGTGGACCTGAGTCCATTTGCCCAACTGATGAAGAACAGCTGGTCGACCTGCAGGCAGGAGACCTGGGAGCAGAGAGTGGGGGTCAGTGGAGTCTTGTGCATGGAGCACAAGGTTTAAGAGATGTACCATGCATGGCTAGCGACCTTTAAGCCACAGTAACTGCTCATTAGTAGAATGCAGCtaatttcttttcccttattttaGGGGAGGGGTCTTGGAAGGGAGGGCACTGGGCAGAGACTGGAAGCCTGGGCCCAGAGCAGACACTTGCTGCTCCCAGGTGCTGGAGGAAGGATGGAGTCTGAGCCATTCAAGGACAGAGCTCCATACTCCTTGCCATCACAGACTCTTTGGAATactagaaagaaaatgtatttgggCAAAAATTATTCTTTGCAAAAAGGTAACTTTTGATGCAGGAACGAGATAAGGAAATATGAATTGCATCTCAGAGAATGCAAATGAGTTTCTCATAAGCCAATGGGAGGGTTTCCAGGGTGAGACACCTTATCTGGTTTAATTAAGAGCCCCAGGATTTCTATTCAGTGAGTGTTcatcacatcaggcttcctttctctaaaattaaaatgcagcCAGGGAAAAATTACCCAGTCCTGGGAATAAGGCGCtctaaattctttcaaagaatttgcAGGTTTGAAGAAGGGTCGTATATTTGAAAGTTGGAAATGTGCAATAGagataaaaattcatattttgcttGTGATAAAATCGTTAGTGGATAATGCTCCCTTCAAAATCAGACCTGTCCGCCTCCTGGGGAGGAGCTGGACTCTCCTGGTAACGTGACGTCTGTCCAAGGTGACTCAAACTTAGGGCTGACACCCTAAGGCAGCCGGTTCTCAGAGAAAGCAGTTTTCACCTTCACTCGTGCCCTCTTTCCAGGTCTCCTTTTAGCTGGAGTGGGAGTGGCGGCCCTTGGCTGGGCCCAGTGGCTGGGAGGAGACGGGGTCGGTGGCGAGGGCCAGGTGAGTGGCAGCTTCTGAGGAAGGCCAGAGTGTGAGGCAGAGTGTGGAAAGTCTGGAAATCCAGTTAGCGAAGGACACACGTTCAAGGCAAATTCCAGAGGCCTCTTGGAAGCCGGCCTTGCCAGTCTTCATGAGCCTTAGGCTTTTGTAATGGCACCTTGGCCCTCGAGctaaggaaggagaagggatgaAGGTTAAAATCAGGTTTCTGGAGAAACTGCAGATTTCCATCATACCCGTGAAGACAATGTGCTCATCAGGAAAACCTGGCTGAGCTACAGGCTGGCCTCAGATCTCTTGCCAGCCAGCACCCTATGTCCCTGCTCGCCCACCCGTCGTCCCACCCAGCTGCGCTGACTGTGACCAGGGGCCTGGCACACCTGAGGCGGCTCCCATCACCGCCATCTCGCCAAGAACAGGCCTCAACTCAGCCATTCCGGCTAAGGGCCCACAGGCAGCTCCAGGGAAAGCTCCAGAGCCTGTACCTCATTCCTGGAGAGGCTGAGCCCTGGTCACCCACCTCTGGCCTTGGCACATTTAGAAAGGCTCCCGTCAGACCTACACCCGTTGCCTGTGGGGGACAGTGTGCAGGAGGCCGGTTCCGCGGGTCCCCAAACTCTAGGACGgagaggacagaagagaaaagCCCCGATGCTTTATATTACATTTCTGCTCTCATAGGtctatcaccaccatcaccgcACTCGTACTCTGGGCCGTCTTACCCAATCCTCACAACTCTGCAGAAGATATAATCGTTACCGTTTGCAGATGAGGCCTGGAGATGTTAAGCGACATTACCCCCCATCGGTGGTTCTCAAACCTTTGCACATACGAGACTCACCCCACAGATTGGCGAGTTTCTGATGTAATTCATCTGGGATGGGGCCAAGAACGTGCATTTCCAACCAGTTCTCAGGGGCCGCCGCCGCCACTGGTCCAGGGCCCACACTTGGAGACACAGAGGTGGCCACGGTCTCGTGGGGATGCAAGATGGCTTCTGTGACAGCAGGTGGCAGAGAGGCAGCGTGCAGGTCCCCCCAGTGCCGAAGAGTTCTGTTCTGCAAACTTCTGGGGTGAGGGGGGCTTGTGATGTTaccagctcctcctccttctctcagcTCTGCCGGAGCTGAGCAACCCGAGGCAAGTCTGTTGGTCAGATGCAGAGACCATGCTTAATTACACAGggaaagcttaaaataaaataggattaatGATTTATAGGACAGCAACCACTCCGAGAAAAGACGACTCTCCAGGACATCCCGAGGCTGAGGCAGGTTATTCcaagggggctcctgggtggggagGCAGCCGAGTGGGCAGCCCTGGGCCAGAGCGGGTCCACAGGGGGCAGATGGGCTGGAGAGCAGGGAAACCCAGGTGGGGCCCAGCTGCTGTCGGCTTAAGGCCAAGGTCAGTGGGCAGGGAAGCCGGGGCCAGGACTGGTGGCCCTCCTGGGGTGCCAGCAGGTCACCTGACAGGTGGGAACTCTCCCAGCCAGGGCCAGCTGACAGTGGGTGAGCACTGCCAGAGGTTCAGCAGCCGCACTATTGCAGCCCCAGGAGTGAGGCCTTCCTCCTGCAGCGACTTTCACGCCCTCCTCACAAGCTTCCCGACCTGCCAGAGGGCCACGGAGAGACATTCACGAAGTCCAGTTTTGTTACCACGAAGTAAGGCGGGGAAAGGTGCACTGAGAGGCAATAAACTGATAACTTACCCAGCAGGGATCCACTTACTTAGACTACAGTGTGAATGACCTTTCGGAATCGAGAAGCCTGGTGGCCCTGAGAGAGGCGCTCACCCGGCCTGGGAAATGGTTAGCCAAGTTGTCCTTGAAGCACTTCCTATTCTGTCATGGAAATTGGccggagggaggagaggaaggcagtGCGGCCGGAAGAGTAGTTTTTTCTAGGAAGGATCAGAAGGGAGAGAAGCCATTCAGGAGGGAGAACTCACCTTCCCAAGAGCAAATGCCATTTCAGCAGAGAATTTCCCTTCCTTGAGCCAAAATGGAGGAGGAACCCGCAGGCCTCCATCTCCCCTCCCCGCAACCCTCCTGCTTCCCACTGTCTGTCCCTCTGTCCACCACCGCACCTGCTGCAGGCTTTCCTCCTAGCTTCCCCTCTACAAACTCCGCCCCCTCCGAGCCCCACTCCCtagccccgcccccgagccccgc is a window encoding:
- the LOC140594672 gene encoding uncharacterized protein isoform X1, whose translation is MEACGFLLHFGSRKGNSLLKWHLLLGRLASGCSAPAELREGGGAGNITSPPHPRSLQNRTLRHWGDLHAASLPPAVTEAILHPHETVATSVSPSVGPGPVAAAAPENWLEMHVLGPIPDELHQKLANLWARGPRCHYKSLRLMKTGKAGFQEASGICLERVSFANWISRLSTLCLTLWPSSEAATHLALATDPVSSQPLGPAKGRHSHSS
- the LOC140594672 gene encoding uncharacterized protein isoform X2, which produces MEACGFLLHFGSRKGNSLLKWHLLLGRLASGCSAPAELREGGGAGNITSPPHPRSLQNRTLRHWGDLHAASLPPAVTEAILHPHETVATSVSPSVGPGPVAAAAPENWLEMHVLGPIPDELHQKLANLWEFGDPRNRPPAHCPPQATGVGLTGAFLNVPRPEVGDQGSASPGMSSRAKVPLQKPKAHEDWQGRLPRGLWNLP
- the LOC140594672 gene encoding uncharacterized protein isoform X3; translation: MEACGFLLHFGSRKGNSLLKWHLLLGRLASGCSAPAELREGGGAGNITSPPHPRSLQNRTLRHWGDLHAASLPPAVTEAILHPHETVATSVSPSVGPGPVAAAAPENWLEMHVLGPIPDELHQKLANLWEFGDPRNRPPAHCPPQATGVGLTGAFLNVPRPELEGQGAITKA